The following coding sequences lie in one Jonesia denitrificans DSM 20603 genomic window:
- the glgC gene encoding glucose-1-phosphate adenylyltransferase has protein sequence MASPKVLAIVLAGGEGKRLMPLTKHRAKPAVPFGGIYRLVDFALSNLANSHYLHIVVLTQYKSHSLDRHISKTWRMSPLLGNFVAPVPAQQRVGKRWYLGSADAIYQCLNIIEDERPDIVVVVGADHVYRMDFSQMVDAHVASGAEMTVAGIRQPIAMASEFGVIDIDPEHPDRIRDFLEKPSDPVGLPDSPGEILASMGNYVINADALADAVAFDADNEDSKHDMGGDIVPYFVKRGTAGFYDFIHNDVPGSTDRDRDYWRDVGTIDSFFDANMDLISVNPVFNLYNSEWPLFTGYTGLPPAKFVHAGPGRLGHAADSIVSPGVVISGATVVGSVLSPGVRLHSWSSVSDSVLMDDVIVHRHAQVHRAILDKNVTVNERARIGLDAEEDRRRGFTVTESGITVVPKGTTVD, from the coding sequence ATGGCATCTCCCAAAGTTCTTGCGATCGTCCTTGCCGGTGGCGAGGGGAAACGACTCATGCCACTGACCAAGCACCGGGCAAAGCCGGCCGTGCCGTTTGGTGGCATTTACCGCCTCGTTGACTTCGCGTTATCGAACCTCGCGAACTCTCACTATTTGCACATCGTTGTGCTCACTCAGTACAAGTCCCATTCACTTGACCGTCATATTTCTAAGACATGGCGCATGTCTCCTTTGCTGGGGAACTTTGTTGCCCCTGTTCCAGCCCAGCAGCGGGTGGGTAAACGCTGGTATTTGGGGTCTGCAGACGCGATCTACCAGTGTTTGAACATCATTGAAGATGAACGCCCTGACATTGTTGTGGTGGTTGGTGCTGACCACGTGTACCGCATGGATTTTTCTCAGATGGTTGACGCGCATGTTGCGTCCGGAGCTGAGATGACTGTGGCGGGTATCCGGCAGCCTATTGCGATGGCATCAGAGTTTGGGGTGATTGACATTGACCCTGAGCACCCTGACCGGATCCGGGATTTCTTGGAGAAACCGTCCGACCCGGTGGGGTTGCCTGACTCTCCGGGTGAGATTCTTGCATCCATGGGCAACTACGTCATTAACGCTGACGCTCTTGCTGATGCTGTGGCGTTCGATGCGGACAACGAGGACTCCAAACATGACATGGGTGGGGACATTGTGCCGTATTTTGTGAAGCGTGGTACGGCCGGGTTTTACGATTTCATCCACAACGATGTTCCAGGTTCCACGGACCGTGACCGCGATTATTGGCGGGATGTGGGGACGATTGATTCGTTTTTTGATGCGAACATGGACCTCATTTCGGTGAACCCGGTGTTCAACTTGTATAACTCTGAGTGGCCGCTGTTTACCGGGTACACCGGGCTTCCCCCGGCAAAGTTTGTCCATGCGGGCCCTGGCCGTTTGGGGCACGCCGCTGATTCGATTGTGTCCCCGGGTGTTGTTATTTCTGGGGCCACGGTGGTGGGTTCTGTGCTCTCACCTGGTGTGCGCTTGCACTCGTGGTCGTCGGTGTCGGATTCGGTGCTCATGGACGACGTCATTGTGCACCGGCATGCTCAGGTTCATCGAGCAATTTTGGATAAGAACGTGACGGTGAACGAACGGGCTCGTATTGGTCTTGATGCCGAGGAGGACCGCCGCCGTGGGTTTACTGTGACCGAGTCGGGTATCACTGTTGTTCCCAAAGGAACTACCGTGGACTAG
- the glgA gene encoding glycogen synthase, with amino-acid sequence MRIDLLTREFPPHIYGGAGVHVAELSRVLRQHADVRVHCFDGPRTGDEFDGVTGYHTPEHLRAANPALATMGVDLAIAAGTAGADLVHSHTWYTNFAGHIASLLHGIPHIVSAHSLEPLRPWKAEQLGGGYALSSWIEKTAYEAADAIIAVSAGMRNDILRSYPDVDPDKVHVIHNGIDVNSWAPPTPEQQSETDVLERYKINPTQPGVVFVGRITRQKGLPYLLQAVRHLPDDVQIILCAGAPDTPDIAAEVSSAVAELSRTRNGVIWIEDMLPRHELITVLNAASVFVCPSIYEPLGIVNLEAMAVGLPVVGSATGGIPEVIVDGETGYLVPLEQLHDGTGTPLDPETFVRDLAQALTTVLDDPAAATRMGSAARTRVEQHFSWEAIAERTMDLYTQVIGAH; translated from the coding sequence GTGCGAATCGACTTGTTGACCAGAGAATTTCCGCCCCACATCTACGGAGGGGCTGGTGTCCACGTTGCGGAACTGTCCCGCGTCCTGAGACAACACGCTGATGTGCGTGTTCACTGCTTTGATGGCCCCAGAACAGGAGACGAGTTCGACGGTGTCACCGGCTATCACACCCCCGAACACCTGCGAGCAGCCAACCCGGCCCTAGCCACCATGGGGGTGGATCTTGCCATCGCCGCAGGGACAGCTGGCGCCGACCTCGTCCACTCCCACACCTGGTACACCAATTTTGCCGGGCACATCGCGTCCCTACTCCACGGGATCCCACATATTGTTTCCGCCCACTCCCTCGAACCGCTGCGCCCCTGGAAAGCAGAACAACTCGGTGGAGGGTACGCCCTGTCAAGCTGGATTGAAAAAACCGCTTACGAAGCAGCAGACGCCATCATCGCGGTGTCAGCAGGGATGCGCAACGACATCCTGCGTTCTTACCCTGACGTGGACCCTGACAAAGTCCATGTCATCCACAACGGCATTGACGTGAACTCCTGGGCCCCACCCACCCCAGAACAACAATCAGAAACCGATGTTCTCGAACGGTACAAGATCAACCCCACACAACCTGGTGTCGTTTTTGTGGGACGCATCACCCGCCAAAAAGGTCTGCCCTACCTCCTCCAAGCAGTCAGACACCTGCCAGACGACGTGCAAATCATCCTCTGCGCAGGGGCACCCGATACCCCGGACATTGCAGCTGAGGTCTCCAGCGCAGTCGCCGAACTCTCCCGCACGAGAAACGGTGTCATCTGGATCGAAGACATGCTGCCCCGCCACGAACTCATCACCGTCCTCAACGCCGCCAGCGTCTTTGTGTGCCCCAGCATTTACGAACCTTTAGGCATCGTTAACCTCGAAGCCATGGCTGTTGGACTACCCGTTGTGGGGTCCGCAACCGGTGGAATCCCCGAGGTGATCGTCGATGGAGAAACCGGATACCTCGTTCCCCTCGAACAACTCCATGACGGCACTGGGACCCCCTTGGACCCCGAGACCTTTGTTCGCGACTTGGCCCAGGCCCTAACCACAGTGCTTGACGACCCAGCCGCAGCAACACGTATGGGAAGCGCCGCGCGCACCCGAGTTGAGCAACACTTCTCCTGGGAAGCGATCGCCGAACGCACCATGGACCTGTACACACAGGTCATCGGTGCACACTAG
- a CDS encoding DMT family transporter: protein MHWIILVISGTLEALWATALADSDGLRHRRATLVFIVSVLASTAGLAYAMTAIPTGTAYAIWVGIGTVLTVVVAVIRRSETLTWVRALLLLGIVAGVVGLKVASS from the coding sequence ATGCACTGGATCATTCTTGTCATCTCCGGGACACTCGAAGCGCTCTGGGCGACAGCGCTCGCAGATAGCGACGGTCTACGCCACCGCCGCGCCACGCTCGTCTTCATTGTCTCTGTCCTTGCCTCCACCGCAGGACTTGCCTACGCCATGACTGCCATCCCCACCGGAACCGCCTACGCGATCTGGGTGGGTATTGGTACAGTCCTCACGGTTGTTGTCGCCGTGATACGACGCAGCGAAACCCTGACCTGGGTCAGAGCCCTACTCCTCCTGGGAATCGTCGCCGGTGTGGTGGGGTTAAAGGTGGCCTCATCATGA
- a CDS encoding DMT family transporter, whose product MTTTPTPRRVITHVREHLTDNAAWAVLLLSAALEATWATALGASQGFTHLGPTLLFALTAPASMIGLSLGMLRIPVGTAYAVWTGLGAVLTVGYAVTTGTELLTTAKILALALIVGCTIGLKATHPHPPEPQLTSTPPTP is encoded by the coding sequence ATGACCACTACCCCTACCCCACGCCGTGTCATCACCCACGTTCGTGAACACCTCACCGACAACGCAGCCTGGGCGGTTCTCCTGCTTTCTGCAGCCCTCGAAGCGACCTGGGCTACTGCACTGGGCGCATCACAAGGATTCACCCACCTGGGACCAACCCTTCTCTTTGCCCTGACTGCACCTGCGTCAATGATCGGTCTGTCATTGGGTATGCTGCGCATCCCTGTGGGAACTGCCTACGCCGTGTGGACAGGACTTGGCGCAGTCCTCACCGTCGGTTACGCCGTAACAACCGGCACCGAACTACTGACCACGGCAAAAATCCTCGCGCTAGCCCTCATTGTGGGGTGCACCATCGGACTAAAAGCCACCCACCCACACCCACCAGAACCACAACTCACAAGCACACCACCTACCCCATAG
- a CDS encoding ABC transporter ATP-binding protein codes for MTTVLELHNVTVRRAEKNIIDDVTWQVKDNERWIVLGHNGAGKTTLIQLASARMHPTQGTTTILGEQLGSVDVFELRPRIGLATAALAEHIPTEETVIDAVLTAAYGVTGRWREEYDDLDTERAHDLMAAFHVDHLAQRTFGTLSEGERKRTLIARSLMADPELLLLDEPAAGLDVAGREELIAALSELAAHELSPVLILVTHHVEEIPPGFTHLLLLKDGHIHAAGPLEDTLTSENLTQAFGTPLTVTRTGNRYTAVATPGQRKNGHHA; via the coding sequence ATGACCACGGTTCTTGAACTGCACAACGTCACTGTCCGCCGCGCAGAGAAAAACATCATTGACGATGTCACCTGGCAGGTCAAAGACAACGAACGCTGGATTGTCCTTGGCCACAACGGGGCAGGGAAAACAACACTCATCCAACTCGCATCCGCCCGCATGCATCCCACCCAAGGAACAACCACCATCCTTGGCGAACAACTCGGGTCAGTGGATGTGTTCGAACTGCGCCCCCGCATTGGCCTGGCCACCGCAGCACTTGCTGAACACATTCCTACCGAGGAAACAGTCATCGATGCGGTCCTCACCGCAGCCTACGGAGTCACCGGACGTTGGCGTGAAGAATACGATGACCTAGACACCGAACGTGCACATGACCTCATGGCAGCGTTCCACGTTGACCACCTGGCGCAACGCACCTTTGGGACATTGTCAGAAGGTGAACGTAAACGTACGTTGATTGCCCGTTCCCTCATGGCGGACCCCGAACTCCTCCTCCTTGACGAACCTGCCGCAGGACTCGACGTTGCAGGACGTGAAGAACTCATTGCCGCGCTCAGCGAGCTTGCCGCCCACGAACTCTCACCAGTGCTGATCCTGGTCACTCACCACGTTGAAGAAATCCCTCCTGGGTTCACCCATTTGCTGCTGCTCAAAGACGGACACATTCACGCAGCAGGCCCCCTGGAAGACACCTTGACCAGCGAGAACCTCACACAGGCTTTCGGTACTCCGCTCACCGTCACCAGGACCGGTAACCGGTACACCGCCGTGGCGACACCTGGACAACGCAAGAACGGTCACCACGCCTGA
- a CDS encoding NfeD family protein: MDWWIWLIVAIVLVVVEMLTLDLVLLMIAGGALAAALASGLGVDNLLVQGLIWAVVSLLLLGTARRWMLERFRGRDTLSETNVHSYVGKAAQTLTDVTMTSGRVKFHGEVWSARTATGQVPPHTTVTVVAIDGATAIVEPLA, from the coding sequence ATGGACTGGTGGATTTGGCTCATTGTGGCCATCGTGCTCGTCGTTGTCGAAATGCTCACCCTCGACCTGGTGTTGCTCATGATCGCAGGCGGTGCATTGGCTGCCGCCCTCGCCTCTGGGTTAGGTGTGGACAACCTCCTTGTTCAAGGGCTCATATGGGCAGTTGTGTCACTACTGCTCTTAGGAACAGCGCGCAGATGGATGCTCGAACGGTTCCGGGGGCGCGACACACTCAGCGAAACAAACGTGCACTCCTACGTGGGGAAGGCAGCACAAACCCTCACCGACGTCACTATGACCAGCGGACGCGTCAAGTTCCACGGCGAGGTCTGGAGCGCACGCACCGCAACTGGGCAAGTACCCCCACACACCACAGTCACGGTTGTTGCCATTGATGGGGCAACAGCGATCGTTGAGCCACTGGCTTAA
- a CDS encoding SPFH domain-containing protein: protein MELAIIGLIALAILVITVLFKAVRIVPQTVALIVERLGRYHRTMDAGLHFLVPFVDRVRAGVDLREQVVSFPPQPVITSDNLVVSIDSVIYFQVTDPKSAVYEIANYITAIEQLTVTTLRNVIGSMDLEQTLTSRDQINGQLRGVLDEATGRWGIRVNRVELKAIDPPASVQGSMEQQMRAERDRRAAILTAEGVKQSQILTAEGEKQAAILRAEGEAQSAILRAEGEARAILQVFDAIHEGDADPKLLAYQYLQKLPEIANGSSSKMWIVPAEFTTALNGIASGFGGTAPEPVDPQAFAGTKDAEGRRARRERLEKGFGLTDPTEALEEARRQAEAARADATTAGTRSGRPANPRSTVGQNPDEAPNNGTGQNFAPPAPRPVTPPQSPDQGQQPPAPPAPQQ, encoded by the coding sequence ATGGAACTGGCAATTATTGGTCTCATCGCGCTCGCGATCCTCGTTATCACGGTGCTGTTCAAGGCCGTGCGGATCGTCCCTCAAACCGTTGCACTCATTGTGGAACGCCTGGGACGCTACCACCGGACGATGGACGCGGGTCTTCACTTCTTGGTCCCCTTTGTGGACCGTGTCCGCGCTGGCGTGGACTTGCGTGAACAGGTTGTGTCCTTTCCGCCACAGCCGGTTATTACCTCTGACAACCTTGTTGTCTCCATCGACTCGGTGATCTACTTCCAGGTCACTGACCCCAAGTCCGCCGTCTACGAGATCGCGAACTACATCACTGCGATTGAACAGCTCACGGTGACCACCCTTCGTAACGTCATTGGTTCCATGGACCTGGAACAAACTCTGACTTCCCGTGACCAGATCAACGGACAACTTCGTGGCGTCCTTGACGAGGCAACCGGACGCTGGGGTATTCGCGTGAACCGCGTGGAACTCAAAGCAATTGACCCACCGGCATCTGTTCAAGGTTCCATGGAACAACAGATGCGCGCTGAGCGTGACCGCCGCGCGGCGATCCTCACCGCTGAAGGTGTGAAACAGTCACAAATCCTCACCGCTGAAGGTGAAAAACAGGCTGCGATTTTGCGTGCTGAAGGTGAAGCACAGTCCGCGATTTTGCGTGCTGAAGGTGAAGCACGTGCCATCCTTCAGGTGTTTGACGCGATCCACGAAGGTGACGCTGACCCCAAGCTTCTGGCCTACCAATACCTGCAGAAACTGCCAGAAATCGCCAACGGTTCCTCGTCGAAGATGTGGATTGTGCCAGCCGAGTTCACCACAGCTCTCAACGGGATCGCCTCCGGGTTTGGTGGAACCGCCCCAGAACCGGTGGACCCGCAAGCATTTGCCGGCACGAAAGATGCTGAAGGGCGCCGAGCACGCCGCGAACGCCTCGAAAAGGGGTTCGGGCTTACCGACCCAACTGAAGCGTTGGAAGAAGCTCGCCGTCAAGCAGAAGCTGCCCGCGCAGATGCCACCACGGCAGGCACCCGCTCTGGGCGTCCCGCTAACCCGCGCAGCACGGTGGGGCAAAACCCTGACGAGGCACCGAACAATGGCACCGGTCAAAACTTTGCGCCACCAGCACCACGGCCAGTCACACCCCCGCAAAGTCCAGATCAAGGCCAGCAACCACCGGCGCCTCCCGCACCTCAGCAGTAA
- a CDS encoding TrmH family RNA methyltransferase produces the protein MLEPITSTTDPRLEEYTNLTDMRLRSRFEPERGVYIAESATVISRAITAGHAPRSFLMSPKWVEQMTPLMDQFPNIPAYVGAPGLLEELTGFNVHRGALASMHRPALPSLDDFMTRITRTHQPNALGIDGQSARSRIAVLDGIIDHTNLGAIIRSCAALGVDGIIVNHTSADPLYRRAIRVSMGTVFQVPWTRANNLIEVLDLLHEAHYTTAALALSDNAITLDQFNAENHDKVAFLFGNEGHGLSDRTLATVSRVVTIPMAGDVDSLNVAATSALVFYATR, from the coding sequence GTGCTTGAACCCATCACGTCCACCACTGACCCCCGCCTCGAGGAATACACCAACCTCACTGACATGAGGTTACGATCCCGCTTTGAACCAGAACGAGGTGTGTATATCGCAGAATCAGCGACTGTGATCTCTCGGGCTATCACAGCTGGGCACGCTCCTCGGTCCTTCCTCATGTCACCCAAGTGGGTGGAGCAGATGACACCACTGATGGATCAGTTCCCGAACATTCCCGCCTATGTGGGAGCCCCCGGGTTGTTAGAAGAACTCACTGGTTTCAATGTTCACCGTGGCGCGCTGGCTTCCATGCACCGCCCGGCTCTTCCTTCACTTGACGACTTCATGACAAGGATTACGAGGACCCACCAACCCAATGCGTTGGGAATCGACGGTCAATCAGCACGTTCTCGTATTGCTGTGCTGGATGGCATCATTGACCACACAAACCTTGGGGCAATCATCCGGTCCTGTGCGGCGCTTGGCGTGGACGGGATAATCGTCAACCACACCAGCGCTGACCCGCTGTACCGGCGTGCGATTCGAGTGTCCATGGGCACTGTATTCCAAGTGCCCTGGACCAGGGCGAACAACCTTATCGAGGTACTTGATCTGCTCCATGAAGCGCACTACACCACCGCTGCACTCGCTTTGAGCGACAATGCGATCACGTTGGACCAATTCAACGCAGAAAACCACGACAAGGTTGCGTTCTTATTTGGAAATGAAGGACACGGCCTGAGCGACCGCACGCTCGCGACCGTGTCCCGGGTTGTCACTATTCCGATGGCGGGCGACGTGGATTCCCTCAACGTTGCCGCAACAAGCGCTCTGGTCTTTTACGCAACCCGGTAA
- the thiM gene encoding hydroxyethylthiazole kinase, with protein sequence MFDALSHTLYHPSTIAHTAVELLDRVRATTPLVHCLTNSVVTGFTANALLAVGATPAMVDLPGEAGPFASVADAILINLGTPHAAHRDAMLEAVQVARTHGTPWVLDPVAVGILPIRTALADQLRGEHPTAIRGNASEIMALAGAGSGGRGTDATHSVADAQHAARTLAHSTGGVVAVSGPTDFITDGDRDIYLGNGHRFLTTITGGGCALGAVTAAFLAVHDTPLLAVTGAHMVYTIAAQRAADKAHGPGSFQVAFLDELATVTGDAIVAEAIIS encoded by the coding sequence ATGTTTGACGCGCTTTCACACACTCTTTATCATCCCTCAACAATCGCGCACACAGCGGTGGAGCTCCTGGATAGGGTGCGAGCCACCACGCCACTTGTGCACTGTCTGACCAACTCGGTCGTCACTGGATTTACTGCCAACGCTCTGCTGGCGGTGGGAGCAACACCTGCCATGGTGGATTTACCCGGTGAAGCAGGCCCGTTTGCTTCGGTGGCCGATGCGATCCTCATCAACCTGGGTACCCCGCACGCCGCACACCGTGACGCGATGCTCGAGGCCGTCCAGGTGGCCCGCACTCACGGTACGCCGTGGGTTCTTGACCCGGTGGCAGTGGGCATACTTCCGATCCGCACGGCCCTTGCCGACCAACTACGAGGCGAACATCCCACAGCGATCCGGGGGAACGCATCGGAAATTATGGCGCTAGCGGGCGCGGGAAGCGGGGGGCGAGGCACCGACGCCACGCATAGTGTGGCGGACGCACAACACGCGGCCCGCACTCTTGCCCACAGTACTGGTGGTGTTGTCGCCGTGTCTGGTCCCACTGATTTCATTACAGACGGTGACCGCGATATTTATTTAGGTAATGGTCACCGGTTTTTGACTACCATCACCGGGGGTGGGTGTGCTTTAGGTGCAGTGACTGCCGCGTTCTTGGCTGTGCACGACACCCCGCTTCTTGCGGTCACCGGGGCGCACATGGTGTACACGATTGCCGCACAACGAGCTGCCGACAAAGCACACGGACCAGGGTCCTTTCAGGTGGCGTTCCTTGATGAGCTTGCCACCGTGACGGGGGATGCCATTGTGGCGGAGGCGATCATCTCATGA
- the thiE gene encoding thiamine phosphate synthase: protein MTTQPRTVPPTTWALNEVLRVCVVLDESHCAAAGRSVTQTVADAVAGGATMIQVRAKNADDREFYSLIAHVCAVVDGQVPVLVNDRVDLFLAARMDTMAVAGVHVGQRDLPVSVVRRLVGQHALIGVSASRKEEIRSASHDWAAVSYIGLGALHATGTKADAPAPLGLEAVAQRIELATVPTVVIGGITVADVPAVRAVGAAGVAVSSAVCGARDAVAAAAQFRSAWDGTPVGVGKQEGHTTTAGGSQ from the coding sequence ATGACGACCCAACCACGAACAGTACCCCCGACAACCTGGGCCTTGAATGAGGTATTACGGGTGTGTGTGGTGCTGGATGAGAGTCATTGCGCAGCTGCGGGTAGGAGCGTGACCCAGACGGTTGCGGACGCGGTTGCGGGTGGCGCCACCATGATTCAAGTGCGGGCCAAAAACGCTGATGACCGAGAGTTTTACTCACTGATTGCGCACGTGTGCGCAGTTGTCGATGGGCAAGTCCCCGTCCTGGTCAACGACCGGGTGGATCTGTTCCTTGCGGCACGGATGGACACGATGGCGGTTGCTGGGGTTCATGTGGGCCAGCGTGACCTGCCGGTGAGCGTGGTGCGCCGGTTGGTGGGGCAGCACGCACTGATTGGAGTGAGCGCATCACGGAAAGAGGAAATCAGGAGCGCTAGCCACGATTGGGCAGCAGTGTCTTACATCGGGTTGGGTGCGTTGCATGCAACCGGAACAAAAGCTGATGCTCCTGCCCCGTTAGGGCTTGAAGCGGTGGCCCAGCGCATTGAATTAGCGACCGTCCCGACTGTGGTGATCGGTGGGATTACGGTGGCTGATGTGCCAGCTGTTCGGGCGGTAGGTGCTGCAGGTGTGGCGGTGTCGTCTGCGGTGTGTGGTGCCCGTGACGCGGTCGCAGCTGCGGCACAGTTTCGGAGCGCCTGGGATGGGACGCCCGTCGGGGTTGGCAAACAAGAAGGACACACAACAACAGCAGGGGGCTCACAATGA
- the thiD gene encoding bifunctional hydroxymethylpyrimidine kinase/phosphomethylpyrimidine kinase, with amino-acid sequence MTASWSPIRVLTIAGTDPTGGAGVQADIKTITACGGYALSVVTAVVAQNTVGVRCFESVSSSLVADQLAAVASDTAPAAVKVGMLGDPAVSREVCEFARHLTVPLVVDPVMVATSGDELVTGVAREALWELLPLATLITPNIPELAVLSGMAHAVSDEELEHQARLVAHKFGVAVLAKGGHRVGDTASDVLIGAPGPGGQCEAVWVHAQRVNTTSTHGTGCSLSSAIATLLGRGYDLPEAVRRAKVWLTQAIRAGDRMAVGTGHGPLDHMWAAHDVFARAGDHGDAQDVASQWWADIMGIRHAIDELEFVQRLGNGTLPPEVFGWYVHQDSAYLREYSRALAMASTLAPTREEQELWARGAHSAIHVEAGMHHTWLAHAQMEQPVVTSQVTHGYVNHFLSYAARGDYEGLIAALLPCYWLYQDIGMRLYQRYWTSEHPYATWLATYHDEDFAAATAAVIDVVTTAAARADAGTTQRMRDAFIASAWWEHDFFAAPYRRAVPRGDDDEGTGALSSVVSF; translated from the coding sequence ATGACAGCATCATGGTCACCTATTCGGGTACTGACTATTGCAGGGACTGACCCAACAGGTGGGGCAGGGGTACAAGCAGACATCAAAACGATCACAGCGTGTGGGGGGTATGCCCTGAGTGTTGTCACCGCGGTGGTTGCCCAAAACACAGTGGGTGTTCGTTGCTTTGAGTCGGTGTCTTCCTCTCTGGTTGCCGACCAGTTGGCGGCAGTGGCCAGTGACACGGCACCGGCTGCGGTGAAAGTGGGGATGTTGGGGGACCCTGCTGTGAGCCGGGAAGTGTGCGAGTTCGCGCGGCACCTCACCGTTCCTTTGGTGGTGGATCCTGTCATGGTGGCCACCTCAGGGGATGAGCTTGTGACTGGGGTAGCACGCGAAGCGCTATGGGAGCTGTTGCCGTTAGCGACACTGATCACCCCGAACATTCCTGAGTTAGCGGTGTTGTCAGGGATGGCGCATGCGGTTAGTGATGAGGAGTTAGAACATCAGGCGCGGCTGGTGGCGCACAAGTTCGGGGTCGCTGTGCTTGCGAAAGGGGGGCATCGTGTGGGTGACACCGCCAGTGATGTGTTGATCGGTGCCCCAGGCCCTGGTGGGCAGTGTGAGGCAGTGTGGGTGCATGCGCAACGGGTGAACACGACGTCCACGCATGGCACAGGGTGTTCGTTGTCGTCGGCGATTGCCACATTGTTAGGGCGTGGATATGACCTGCCGGAGGCGGTGCGCCGGGCGAAGGTGTGGCTTACCCAGGCGATTCGGGCGGGGGATCGGATGGCAGTGGGGACCGGTCATGGTCCTCTTGATCACATGTGGGCTGCCCATGATGTGTTTGCTCGGGCGGGGGATCACGGTGATGCCCAGGATGTGGCTTCCCAGTGGTGGGCAGACATCATGGGGATTCGTCATGCCATTGATGAACTGGAATTTGTTCAGCGCCTAGGAAATGGAACACTGCCGCCTGAGGTTTTTGGGTGGTATGTGCACCAAGATTCCGCGTATTTGCGGGAGTATTCGCGGGCGCTTGCGATGGCGTCGACTCTTGCTCCCACCCGTGAGGAGCAGGAGTTGTGGGCGCGCGGGGCGCATAGCGCCATTCATGTGGAAGCGGGAATGCATCACACGTGGCTTGCGCATGCGCAGATGGAGCAACCAGTCGTCACCTCGCAGGTGACGCATGGATATGTGAACCATTTTCTGTCGTATGCGGCACGCGGCGACTATGAAGGGCTTATTGCTGCGTTACTGCCGTGCTATTGGCTGTACCAGGACATTGGTATGCGTTTATATCAGCGGTATTGGACGAGCGAGCACCCGTACGCGACCTGGCTGGCCACCTACCATGATGAGGACTTTGCGGCTGCCACGGCCGCTGTGATCGATGTGGTGACGACGGCCGCTGCGCGCGCTGATGCGGGCACCACCCAGCGGATGCGTGATGCGTTTATTGCTTCTGCGTGGTGGGAGCATGACTTTTTTGCGGCCCCGTATCGGCGTGCAGTCCCACGCGGTGACGATGATGAGGGCACAGGGGCGCTGTCCTCGGTGGTGTCTTTTTAG
- a CDS encoding GNAT family N-acetyltransferase gives MIIRRAHLSDCARLVEVAAATFPLACPPGTPRADIDAFIADQLGTPSFTDYLTRDDAHIVVCAAGIRVVGYSLVLTKHAGAPDPSFGVQGHQTGYVSKFYLSPSLHGTGTAKRLMAATVSNARGHGADSLWLAVNQHNVRAHQFYLRCGFTPVGTKTMQVGHGLHCDHVMQYHPTTEPGL, from the coding sequence GTGATCATTCGTCGTGCCCACCTCAGCGACTGCGCACGTCTTGTCGAGGTTGCTGCCGCCACGTTCCCGTTAGCGTGTCCACCAGGAACCCCACGGGCAGATATTGACGCGTTCATTGCTGACCAATTAGGGACTCCCTCTTTCACTGACTATCTGACCAGGGACGACGCCCACATTGTGGTGTGCGCTGCCGGCATTCGCGTTGTCGGGTACTCCCTTGTCCTGACGAAACACGCCGGTGCCCCTGACCCCAGTTTTGGGGTTCAAGGGCACCAAACAGGGTATGTGAGTAAGTTCTACCTTTCACCATCACTGCATGGGACCGGAACTGCGAAGCGCCTTATGGCCGCTACCGTGAGCAATGCACGCGGTCACGGCGCTGACAGTCTGTGGCTCGCGGTCAATCAACACAACGTGCGGGCACATCAGTTTTATCTGCGGTGCGGCTTCACACCGGTAGGCACCAAAACAATGCAGGTCGGGCACGGACTTCACTGCGACCACGTGATGCAATACCACCCCACCACCGAACCCGGTCTCTAA